A genomic region of Lytechinus pictus isolate F3 Inbred chromosome 2, Lp3.0, whole genome shotgun sequence contains the following coding sequences:
- the LOC129253567 gene encoding probable ATP-dependent DNA helicase HFM1: MLYLLNIKLLSADQYRSIFSFSYFNFVQSQVLDDILYTDKPLVVSAPTGSGKTVLFELAILRLLISQGGYDNRTKVVYMAPIKVLCSQRCDEWKEKFEPLGLKCQELTGDTDIEDFYQLQAVNIIFTTPEKWDSMTRKWRDNHSLVQLVKLFLIDEVHSLNEETRGATVEAVISRMKTVQASLPDHQTNSAPQDQSSGSGLRFLAVSATIPNIKDIAGWLGFGNNTAVYHKFDDSHRPVKLRKVVLGYPCSENFSEFKFDLSLNYKLSGVIQTYSENKPSLVFCATRKAVEQAASILVKEARFILNAQCKQRLQMYNNRIRDSKLRDLVMNGVGYHHAGLDLQDRKAIEEMFLQGDLPVLMATSTLAMGVNLPAHLVVVKSTQHYACGMYTEYSETQILQMIGRAGRPQFDITATAVIMTKHKTKMKYDNLLNGTEEIESSLHNHLIEHLNAEIVLHTINNMDIALEWLKSTFLYIRIQKNPTHYGLPKGLTQLELEKKLKEMCTKDLASLASINLIQMDQGSKVLKPLETGRLMARYCVAFETMKQFTKLNGNETVADLMVLLSKCKEFSDVQLRVNERKVLNKMNKDKNHVTIRYPMNGKIKTNDMKVNCLIQATLGSIPIQEFALNQDCYKIFRAGQRLTRCLTEYLMTRTEFKALLNAVITSKCIQAKLWENSKYVARQLEKIGPTMSNALVHAGLDTFEKLENKNPRELELIVNRHPPFGNQIVEAVSHLPKYDVSIEQISKYSPVKSELNITVCLQNHEKVAGKQTTKPNHNVILLIGDANNKVIYKQRIADSQLLQSGIWMRKIEVKRVMKGEDLSINLISQDFVGLDVQSVYTPFYSGPKHLRAAAADSDTPASQLTQKKPPARRLVPGLPGHPIMNRNQLLGIPDTVDSQKRFTTTDSSSPPFDDGIQDFEAYGSRKPCSHRCLDKDTCAHDCCKFGIPIRPPPRPRAQSTKRLQIPDQGLPTTSANASSNTSMNSYDPKSIATTPSRSRGLHGIDGVLDLMRQRARDITVTPNIKRLKFSDSTPTPLPKLDQFAYTPKRNLLPAMNRAAATSTSRAPPTTATPNPKEPQRTHGWEHLDFYRHQRQMELSDLLSEESHGGEDDDYGGNDELPEVSLGFDKGPDDLPCFDIGGNDIYDVDDMDDIICMGDLGDNFHQDPSDNMKENVCPPAKSSECPTYPPKQTSGFLWTDMPPRQPRPIQEQSVPNVRVPPGRTLCRGEAGKSIAASSATMSMPVMEYSYTSNVADQYVPLVRRGHPSHQSMRPAYNNTLRGSYGPRGGLGIQSLPRPQLSTAWTKPLPNPAPLGKHGTRQPERSPLKPLYGKAVRNLGFNPVTPTTKPPTACPASNTSPDEMSLVTCLDAVEQDYLQKKLALSLYGFGVHECAWPNSSTTGS; this comes from the exons ATGTTGTACCTCCTTAATATCAAACTCTTATCAGCTGATCAGTACAGATCCATCTTTTCATTCTCATACTTCAACTTTGTGCAATCACAAGTTCTTGATGAT atATTGTATACTGATAAACCTCTGGTTGTGAGTGCTCCAACAGGATCAGGAAAGACAGTCCTCTTTGAGCTAGCTATTCTCAGACTGTTGATCTCTCAAGGAGGTTATGATAATAGGACGAAAGTGGTATATA TGGCTCCCATCAAGGTTTTATGCAGCCAGCGATGTGATGAATGGAAGGAGAAGTTTGAACCACTGGGATTAAAATGTCAAGAGTTGACAGGAGACACTGATATTGAAGACTTCTATCAGCTACAAGCTGTCAATATCATCTTTACCACACCG GAGAAATGGGATAGCATGACAAGGAAATGGAGGGACAATCATTCTTTGGTTCAACTTGTCAAACTGTTCCTCATCGATGAA GTGCATTCATTAAATGAAGAAACCAGAGGGGCTACTGTAGAGGCTGTTATCAGTAGGATGAAGACTGTCCAGGCCTCACTACCAGACCATCAGACAAACTCAGCACCTCAGGATCAGAGCAGCGGCTCAGGATTACGGTTCCTTGCAGTCTCTGCGACCATACCAAACATCAAGGAt ATTGCTGGATGGCTTGGATTTGGAAATAACACAGCTGTCTATCACAA ATTTGATGACAGCCACAGACCAGTGAAGCTTCGTAAGGTCGTGCTTGGCTACCCCTGCTCTGAAAACTTCTCAGAGTTCAAGTTTGATCTATCTCTAAACTACAAGCTGAGTGGAGTCATCCAGACCTATTCAGAAAACAAACCTTCTCTTGTG TTCTGTGCTACTAGGAAAGCTGTCGAACAGGCTGCTTCTATCCTGGTGAAAGAAGCTAGATTCATCTTGAATGCACAGTGCAAACAGAGACTACAGATGTACAATAATAGGATCAGAGATTCCAAGCTCAGAG ATCTTGTAATGAATGGAGTAGGATACCACCATGCTGGATTGGACCTACAAGACAGGAAGGCTATTGAAGAGATGTTCCTACAAGGGGATCTACCTGTACTCA TGGCCACAAGTACCCTTGCAATGGGTGTGAACCTGCCCGCTCACCTTGTAGTTGTCAAGTCAACTCAGCACTATGCCTGTGGGATGTATACAGAATACAGTGAGACACAGATCCTACAAATGATTGGGAGAGCTGGAAGACCACAATTTGATATCACAGCCACTGCAGTTATCATGACTAAACACAAGACAAAG ATGAAATATGACAATCTCCTGAATGGAACTGAAGAAATAGAGAGCAG TCTTCATAACCATTTGATAGAGCACCTGAATGCTGAGATAGTCCTACATACCATTAACAACATGGACATCGCCTTGGAGTGGCTCAAGTCTACCTTCCTCTACATACGCATTCAGAAGAATCCCACACACTATGGTCTTCCAAAGGGACTCACACAGCTAGAGTTAGAAAAGAAACTGAAAG AAATGTGCACTAAAGACTTGGCATCATTGGCTAGCATCAATCTCATACAGATGGATCAAGGGAGTAAAGTACTCAAGCCTCTTG AGACAGGCAGATTGATGGCAAGATACTGTGTAGCCTTTGAGACTATGAAGCAGTTCACCAAACTTAATGGCAATGAGACTGTGGCGGACTTG ATGGTACTTCTATCAAAATGCAAGGAATTCAGTGATGTTCAGCTGAGAGTGAATGAGAGGAAggttttgaacaaaatgaacaaagacAAGAACCATGTTACTATCCGCTACCCAATGAATGGAAAGATCAAGACAAATGATATGAAAGTCAATTG tTTGATCCAAGCCACCTTAGGATCTATTCCTATCCAGGAGTTTGCTCTCAATCAGGATTGCTATAAGATATTCAGAGCAGGCCAGAGACTTACTAGAT GTCTCACCGAGTATCTGATGACCAGAACAGAGTTCAAAGCCTTGCTCAATGCTGTAATCACATCCAAGTGCATTCAAGCCAAGCTGTGGGAGAATTCTAAGTATGTAGCCAGACAGCTAGAGAAGATAGGTCCAACCATGTCCAATGCATTGGTTCATGCTGGTCTGGACACCTTTGAAAAGCTAGAGAACAAGAACCCCAGGGAACTGGAATTG ATTGTAAATCGCCATCCTCCATTTGGGAATCAGATAGTAGAAGCAGTCTCGCATCTTCCAAAGTATGATGTCTCGATTGAACAG ATTTCAAAGTACAGTCCTGTGAAATCAGAACTCAACATCACAGTATGTCTTCAGAACCATGAGAAGGTCGCTGGGAAACAGACCACTAAACCAAACCATAATGTCATCTTACTCATAGGAGATGCCAATAACAAAGTAATCTACAAGCAAAGAATAGC AGATAGCCAGTTGTTGCAGTCTGGTATATGGATGCGTAAGATAGAAGTCAAGAGAGTTATGAAAGGAGAAGATCTCAGTATTAACCTCATCAGTCAAGACTTTG TTGGACTTGACGTCCAGAGCGTCTACACTCCATTCTACTCTGGACCAAAGCACCTTAGAGCAGCAGCAGCAGACAGTGATACTCCGGCCTCTCAACTGACTCAGAAGAAACCCCCTGCGAGAAGACTGGTACCTGGCCTACCTGGACACCCTATCATGAATAGAAACCAGTTACTTGGTATACCTGATACGGTGGATTCTCAAAAAAGGTTCACCACTACAGATTCTTCTTCACCGCCATTTGATGACGGTATACAAG ATTTTGAAGCGTATGGAAGCCGCAAGCCCTGTAGCCATCGCTGCTTAGACAAGGACACCTGCGCCCATGACTGCTGTAAGTTTGGCATCCCTATCAGACCTCCTCCTAGACCTAGAGCCCAATCCACCAAGAGGTTACAGATTCCTGATCAAGGGTTACCTACGACCAGTGCAAACGCCAGTAGCAACACTAGTATGAACTCCTATGATCCAAAGAGCATTGCCACCACACCATCTAGATCTAGAGGACTTCATGGTATTGATGGCGTCCTGGATCTGATGAGACAGAGAGCTCGTGATATCACCGTCACCCCTAACATCAAACGCTTGAAG TTCAGTGACTCAACCCCTACCCCCTTACCAAAGCTAGATCAGTTTGCCTACACACCCAAAAGAAACTTGCTTCCTGCCATGAACAGAGCAGCTGCTACCTCTACCAGCAGGGCCCCTCCTACCACTGCCACACCCAATCCTAAGGAGCCTCAGAGGACTCATGGATGGGAACACTTGGACTTCTACAGGCATCAGCGGCAAATGGAACTCTCTGATTTGCTGTCTGAAGAGTCCCATGGAGGAgaggatgatgattatggtggtaatgatg AACTCCCAGAAGTATCTCTTGGCTTTGATAAAGGACCAGATGACCTTCCTTGTTTTGATATTGGAGGGAATGATATCTATGATGTAGATGACATGGATGACATCATCTGTATGGGTGACCTTGGGGACAACTTTCACCAAGATCCCAGTGACAACATGAAGGAGAATGTGTGCCCTCCAGCCAAATCATCTGAATGCCCTACCTACCCACCAAAACAAACATCAGGGTTTCTATGGACAGATATGCCACCAAGACAGCCACGTCCCATACAGGAGCAGTCAGTCCCGAATGTGAGAGTGCCACCTGGGCGGACACTCTGCAGAGGCGAAGCTGGCAAATCCATTGCTGCATCCAGTGCAACCATGTCAATGCCAGTCATGGAGTATAGTTATACCTCCAATGTTGCTGATCAGTATGTCCCTCTGGTTAGAAGAGGTCATCCTTCACACCAATCTATGAGACCTGCATACAATAACACTCTCAGAGGATCATATGGACCTCGAGGAGGCCTTGGGATCCAGTCCCTACCAAGACCTCAGCTGAGTACTGCTTGGACCAAACCCCTTCCTAATCCTGCTCCTTTAGGAAAACATGGAACAAG GCAACCTGAGAGATCCCCTCTGAAACCCTTGTATGGTAAGGCTGTCAGGAATCTAGGCTTTAATCCAGTCACTCCTACCACAAAGCCACCTACTGCATGTCCGGCAAGCAATACTAGCCCTGATGAGATGTCCTTGGTGACATGTTTAGATGCTGTTGAACAAGACTACTTACAAAAG AAGTTGGCTCTGTCGTTGTATGGATTTGGAGTGCATGAATGTGCCTGGCCAAACTCCAGTACGACGGGCAGTTAG